The following are from one region of the Escherichia sp. E4742 genome:
- a CDS encoding lysozyme inhibitor LprI family protein: MFKRMMLLAVITASTGTANAGLFDSNDFKCGREDAVKALSDYIKNDAAGLLQSDFITKGDFNYDKPVSVYQQMLNGMAVNVTNVSTSGKGNYGLNCSATISVKIPQNTLDIVKKFPDYLSDITRGGGRINNDNVTWDVVKYSARLADNNKNIIFSEFSRSYISRAIYEMSVLSVNKEQIVHTYLQRELMKAQSAYAGADRELNAIWKALPDSVRNSMKKEQLAWVNSKTSKCGKLSDATSETTNIQHRVDIYQCQTRMTDERISWLTGESD; this comes from the coding sequence ATGTTTAAAAGAATGATGTTATTAGCAGTGATTACTGCATCTACTGGTACGGCTAATGCCGGATTATTTGATTCAAATGATTTCAAATGCGGTAGAGAAGATGCAGTAAAAGCACTTTCCGATTATATAAAAAACGACGCTGCGGGGCTGTTGCAAAGTGATTTTATTACGAAGGGTGATTTTAATTATGATAAACCTGTTTCAGTTTATCAGCAGATGCTGAACGGCATGGCTGTGAACGTGACTAATGTATCAACATCCGGTAAAGGGAATTACGGTCTGAATTGTAGCGCCACTATTTCAGTTAAGATCCCGCAAAATACACTCGATATTGTAAAAAAATTTCCTGATTATTTGTCAGATATTACTCGTGGTGGTGGTCGGATAAATAATGATAATGTCACTTGGGATGTTGTTAAATACAGCGCCAGGCTTGCTGATAATAACAAGAACATTATTTTTAGTGAATTTAGTCGCTCCTATATCTCCAGAGCCATATACGAGATGAGCGTCCTGTCAGTCAATAAAGAACAGATTGTTCACACGTACTTACAAAGAGAGTTAATGAAAGCACAGTCTGCTTATGCAGGGGCAGACCGTGAGCTGAATGCAATATGGAAAGCATTGCCTGATTCTGTTCGTAATTCAATGAAAAAAGAACAGCTGGCATGGGTTAACAGCAAAACGTCGAAATGTGGAAAGCTCTCTGATGCAACATCAGAAACAACAAACATACAACATAGAGTTGACATTTATCAGTGCCAAACCCGGATGACGGATGA
- the tssH gene encoding type VI secretion system ATPase TssH, translating into MENSAALLRRLNHYCARALEGAASLCQTRAHAEITPEHWLLKLLEQGEGDLTVLGRRYDWDMDAIWQSLLGWLDNQPRSVRSRPQLAQSLNALLKQAWMMASLQGEQHIRSVHLLGALTENPHLVRCDGLWPLLTLSQSQLQRLSPLLDAQSDECPETLQDAEPVLPQGDNVTFIGRPVGADTAGIPSGDLPPVLQGALDKFTRDITASAREGKIDPVSGRDTEIRQMVDILSRRRKNNPILVGDPGVGKTALVEGLALRIAEGNVPESLRPVTLRTLDLGLLQAGAGVKGEFEQRLKNVIDAVQQSPAPVLLFIDEAHTLIGAGNQAGGADAANLLKPALARGELRTIAATTWSEYKQYFERDAALERRFQMVRVDEPDDETACLMLRSLKSRYAEHHNVHITDEAVRAAVTLSRRYLTERQLPDKAVDLLDTAAARVRMSLDTVPEQLTRIRSQLASLGMEKQALLEDIAVGHQNHGERLSAIEQEENVLVTARDDLEQQYARERELTGELLESRSDISRQSETQHLQQALHDIQQNQPLLSVDVDVRTVAGVVADWTGVPLSSLMKDEQTELLHLEKDIGRRVVGQDVALESIAQRLRAAKTGLTSGNGPQGVFLLVGPSGVGKTETALALADVMYGGEKSLITINLSEYQEPHTVSQLKGSPPGYVGYGQGGILTEAVRKRPYSVVLLDEVEKAHRDVLNLFYQVFDRGFMRDGEGREIDFRNTVILMTSNLGSDLLMQQLSGKPETTESELHELIRPLLRDHFQPALLARFQTVIYRPLTQSAMRTIVEMKLAQVCERLHCHYGLSTSVDERLYDALTSACLLPDTGARNVESLLNQQLLPVLSRQLLSHMAAKQKPFSLTMNWGDEEQIVLAFSCE; encoded by the coding sequence ATGGAAAATTCGGCAGCCCTGTTACGTCGTCTTAATCATTACTGTGCCCGTGCACTGGAAGGCGCAGCCTCCCTTTGCCAGACCCGGGCCCATGCGGAAATCACCCCGGAGCACTGGTTACTGAAACTGCTGGAGCAGGGGGAAGGAGACCTTACCGTGCTGGGCAGGCGTTATGACTGGGATATGGACGCGATATGGCAGTCGCTGCTCGGCTGGCTGGATAACCAGCCCCGTAGCGTACGCAGTCGCCCGCAGCTTGCGCAGTCCCTGAATGCCCTGCTGAAACAGGCCTGGATGATGGCCTCATTACAGGGAGAACAACATATCCGCAGCGTGCATCTGCTGGGTGCCCTGACGGAAAATCCGCACCTGGTTCGCTGTGACGGGCTGTGGCCTCTGCTGACACTGAGTCAGAGCCAGTTGCAGCGTCTGTCCCCGCTGCTGGATGCGCAGTCTGATGAGTGTCCGGAGACGTTACAGGATGCAGAGCCTGTGCTGCCTCAGGGAGACAATGTGACCTTTATCGGGCGCCCTGTCGGTGCGGATACGGCAGGTATACCGTCAGGTGACCTGCCGCCGGTGTTACAGGGTGCGCTGGATAAATTCACCCGGGACATCACGGCCAGTGCGAGAGAGGGTAAAATTGACCCGGTATCGGGACGCGATACGGAAATCCGTCAGATGGTGGATATTCTCTCCCGTCGCCGCAAGAACAACCCTATTCTGGTGGGAGACCCCGGTGTGGGGAAAACGGCTCTGGTGGAAGGGCTCGCCCTGCGTATTGCGGAAGGTAACGTACCGGAATCACTCAGACCCGTCACCCTGCGCACCCTTGACCTCGGCCTGCTGCAGGCCGGTGCCGGCGTGAAGGGTGAATTTGAACAGCGTCTGAAAAACGTGATTGATGCCGTGCAGCAGTCACCGGCCCCTGTTCTGCTGTTTATAGATGAAGCCCATACCCTTATCGGGGCCGGCAATCAGGCCGGCGGCGCGGATGCGGCCAACCTGCTGAAGCCTGCGCTGGCGCGGGGCGAACTGCGCACCATTGCTGCCACCACCTGGTCTGAGTACAAACAATACTTTGAACGTGACGCAGCACTGGAGCGGCGTTTTCAGATGGTCAGAGTGGACGAGCCGGATGATGAGACGGCCTGTCTGATGCTGCGTTCCCTGAAATCCCGTTATGCGGAACATCATAACGTGCACATCACCGATGAGGCGGTACGTGCTGCCGTCACGCTGTCGCGCCGTTATCTGACAGAACGTCAGTTACCGGACAAGGCCGTTGACCTGCTCGATACCGCTGCTGCCCGTGTGCGTATGAGCCTCGACACGGTGCCGGAACAGCTGACCCGTATCCGTTCACAGCTCGCTTCCCTTGGTATGGAAAAACAGGCACTGCTGGAAGATATTGCGGTTGGTCATCAGAATCACGGCGAACGTCTGTCTGCCATTGAGCAGGAAGAGAATGTGCTGGTGACAGCACGTGATGACCTGGAGCAGCAGTACGCCCGGGAGCGCGAACTCACCGGTGAGTTACTTGAAAGCCGCAGCGATATTTCCCGTCAGAGTGAGACACAGCATCTGCAGCAGGCACTGCACGACATTCAGCAGAATCAGCCCCTGCTCAGTGTGGATGTTGATGTACGCACCGTTGCTGGTGTGGTCGCGGACTGGACCGGAGTGCCGTTATCTTCCCTGATGAAGGACGAACAGACGGAACTGCTGCATCTGGAAAAGGATATCGGCAGACGGGTGGTCGGACAGGACGTGGCACTGGAATCCATTGCACAGCGTCTGCGTGCGGCGAAAACGGGTCTGACATCCGGTAACGGCCCCCAGGGGGTGTTCCTGCTGGTTGGCCCTAGTGGTGTGGGAAAAACTGAAACGGCACTGGCGCTGGCAGACGTGATGTACGGCGGCGAAAAATCACTGATTACCATCAATCTGTCGGAATATCAGGAGCCCCATACGGTTTCCCAGCTTAAGGGGTCACCGCCCGGGTACGTGGGATACGGTCAGGGGGGTATTCTGACGGAAGCTGTACGTAAGCGTCCGTACAGTGTGGTGCTGCTGGATGAAGTGGAAAAGGCCCACCGGGATGTGCTGAATCTGTTTTATCAGGTATTTGACCGGGGTTTTATGCGCGACGGAGAGGGGCGTGAAATTGACTTCCGTAATACGGTCATTCTGATGACCTCCAACCTGGGCAGTGACCTTCTGATGCAGCAACTGAGCGGGAAGCCGGAGACAACGGAGTCTGAGCTGCATGAGCTTATCCGTCCACTGCTGCGCGACCATTTCCAGCCTGCACTGCTCGCCCGTTTCCAGACAGTGATTTACCGTCCGCTGACACAGTCTGCCATGCGCACCATTGTGGAGATGAAGCTTGCACAGGTCTGTGAACGCCTGCACTGCCATTATGGACTGAGTACATCGGTTGATGAACGTCTGTACGATGCCCTGACATCAGCCTGCCTGCTGCCGGATACGGGTGCCCGGAATGTGGAGAGTCTGCTGAACCAGCAACTGCTGCCGGTACTGAGCCGGCAGTTGCTGAGCCATATGGCCGCGAAGCAGAAACCATTTTCCCTGACCATGAACTGGGGTGACGAAGAACAGATTGTACTGGCATTTAGCTGTGAATGA
- the hcp gene encoding type VI secretion system effector Hcp yields the protein MAIPVYLWLKDDGGADIKGSVDVQDREGSIEVVAQEHCLYIPTDNNTGKLTGTRIHTPFLFTKEIDSSSPYLYKAVTTGQTLKSAEFKWYKINDAGQEVEYFNTKLENVKVVKVNPVMHDIKNPVYEKHNHLEQVELRYEKITWTYKDGNIIHSDAWSERTTA from the coding sequence ATGGCAATTCCAGTTTATCTGTGGCTGAAAGATGATGGCGGCGCAGATATCAAAGGGTCCGTGGATGTTCAGGACCGTGAGGGCAGCATTGAGGTGGTGGCTCAGGAGCACTGCCTCTACATCCCGACGGATAACAACACCGGTAAGCTGACCGGTACCCGTATTCACACACCGTTCCTGTTTACCAAGGAAATTGATTCTTCCAGCCCGTACCTTTACAAGGCCGTGACCACCGGGCAGACCCTGAAGTCTGCTGAATTTAAGTGGTACAAAATCAATGACGCCGGTCAGGAGGTGGAGTACTTCAATACGAAGCTTGAGAACGTGAAGGTGGTGAAGGTTAATCCGGTCATGCACGACATCAAGAATCCCGTTTATGAGAAGCATAACCACCTTGAACAGGTGGAACTGCGCTACGAGAAAATCACCTGGACTTACAAGGACGGCAACATCATTCATTCCGACGCATGGAGTGAGCGTACCACCGCGTAA
- a CDS encoding OmpA family protein has product MRGSVIIPVALHVLVAVATLLWLLWYFIPAGNVFNGLTTLLILLLAGWTVFKNCRSEKQKLTSDVTLTDAEPALSGTRAPVVLVCGDMPEALFQDGPLRKTARGCWLRVGDVSRLTDVVRSIQTQFPRQVGQLSVMYRCLPDWHHDEAVLRFTLKTLRQQCNQIKSLTGFALPVVLSAEFSGPETPWIIVRGDKPVVCPVNHAPQAFTDWLQVEANILALPAVSEAFSFIRNTLADELEKADRLTPPVRAFSVAMRLGAVLPGTPSVWSDRLCSRTCLQFSRKPGQTVSAGMFPDAVLSLLAPFASTVQGGQRTRRLILLIWLCVLTALGISALNNRDLIRQVSTDLQRWNAVPMDHYRPKAESLAALKQDALLLEQWQRQGVPLRYSLGYYPGQRLWLALQQAIDTWVPPLPAPEPEAPPQIIRLDSLALFDAGKWTLKPGATKWLVNALVDIKAKAGWLIVVSGHTDNTGDPQRNQVLSLKRAEAVRDWMRDTGDIPQSCFAVQGYGESRPVAPNDTAEGRARNRRVEISLVPQADACRLPDASPAPEEGASENITE; this is encoded by the coding sequence ATGCGTGGCTCTGTCATCATTCCGGTAGCCCTGCACGTCCTGGTGGCTGTTGCCACATTGCTGTGGTTGTTGTGGTATTTCATTCCGGCAGGCAATGTTTTTAACGGTCTGACTACTCTGCTGATCCTTCTTCTGGCAGGCTGGACTGTTTTTAAAAACTGCCGGAGTGAAAAGCAAAAGCTCACATCTGACGTTACCCTGACAGATGCTGAACCGGCATTATCCGGCACCCGGGCCCCTGTTGTACTGGTGTGTGGTGACATGCCGGAAGCGTTGTTTCAGGACGGTCCTCTGCGTAAAACAGCCCGGGGATGCTGGCTGCGGGTCGGTGATGTCAGCCGCTTAACTGACGTTGTCCGCAGCATACAGACGCAGTTCCCGCGCCAGGTCGGTCAGCTCTCTGTGATGTACCGCTGCCTGCCAGACTGGCATCATGATGAAGCGGTTCTTCGTTTCACACTGAAAACTCTCCGCCAGCAGTGTAATCAGATTAAATCCCTGACGGGGTTCGCACTGCCGGTGGTGTTGAGTGCCGAATTTTCCGGGCCTGAAACACCGTGGATAATCGTCCGGGGTGATAAACCAGTTGTATGCCCGGTTAATCATGCACCTCAGGCGTTCACTGACTGGCTGCAGGTGGAAGCCAATATTCTGGCGCTGCCGGCCGTCAGCGAGGCATTTTCCTTTATTCGTAATACGCTGGCTGATGAGCTGGAAAAAGCTGACCGGCTGACGCCACCTGTACGAGCATTTTCCGTTGCAATGCGCCTTGGTGCAGTTCTTCCGGGGACCCCGTCAGTCTGGTCCGACAGGCTCTGTTCCCGTACCTGTTTGCAGTTTTCCCGAAAACCGGGGCAGACAGTGTCGGCAGGGATGTTCCCGGATGCGGTTCTGTCGCTGCTGGCACCTTTTGCGTCGACGGTACAGGGAGGCCAGCGTACCCGTCGTCTGATTTTGCTGATATGGCTGTGTGTTCTGACCGCGCTGGGGATTTCTGCGCTTAACAATCGTGATCTGATCCGTCAGGTAAGCACCGATTTACAGCGCTGGAATGCTGTCCCGATGGATCACTACCGTCCTAAGGCGGAATCGCTGGCTGCACTGAAACAGGACGCGCTTCTGCTTGAGCAGTGGCAGCGTCAGGGAGTGCCTTTACGTTACAGCCTCGGTTATTACCCGGGGCAACGCCTGTGGCTGGCCCTGCAGCAGGCTATCGATACCTGGGTTCCGCCTTTACCAGCGCCGGAGCCGGAAGCACCTCCGCAAATCATCCGTCTCGACAGTCTGGCGCTGTTTGATGCCGGTAAATGGACGCTGAAGCCGGGCGCCACAAAATGGCTGGTGAATGCCCTGGTGGATATTAAGGCAAAAGCAGGCTGGCTGATTGTGGTCAGTGGCCACACGGACAATACCGGTGACCCGCAGCGCAACCAGGTCCTGTCCCTGAAGCGTGCAGAGGCCGTTCGCGACTGGATGCGGGATACCGGCGATATTCCCCAAAGCTGTTTTGCCGTGCAGGGATACGGTGAAAGCCGCCCTGTGGCCCCGAATGACACGGCGGAAGGCCGTGCGCGTAACCGCCGTGTTGAAATCAGTCTGGTACCGCAGGCCGATGCCTGTCGTCTGCCGGACGCTTCCCCTGCGCCGGAAGAGGGCGCATCAGAAAACATAACGGAGTAA
- the tssL gene encoding type VI secretion system protein TssL, short form, translated as MRQDIDIDQLMMETWLTVTMLKKGALTPDGTALYNKCVKQVESVREALERAGYDDASVEHITYAQCALLDETVMSRKPEKSKEGEEPAVDEGQVAWRKVPLQARFFGSLRAGEALWDRIAEVLRQPSPDPAVLTCYHRVTALGFQGVYCLKAVSQSQRDEVIKALSERVSPPDAGLSLVVHRMEKHRWRLMRSVWFWIVLAVILTGVIWWGGHLWLQSLLSSQIPELHG; from the coding sequence ATGAGACAGGATATTGATATCGACCAGCTGATGATGGAGACATGGCTTACTGTCACCATGCTGAAAAAAGGTGCACTCACGCCCGATGGCACAGCGCTTTACAACAAATGCGTTAAACAGGTCGAAAGTGTGCGGGAAGCACTGGAGCGTGCCGGTTATGACGATGCCAGTGTGGAGCATATTACCTATGCACAATGCGCCCTTCTGGACGAAACGGTGATGAGCCGTAAGCCTGAAAAGAGCAAGGAAGGAGAGGAGCCGGCCGTTGATGAAGGCCAGGTGGCCTGGCGTAAAGTGCCGCTTCAGGCCCGCTTTTTTGGCTCACTTCGGGCTGGTGAGGCTCTGTGGGATCGCATTGCAGAGGTTCTGCGTCAGCCTTCACCGGACCCGGCCGTTTTAACCTGCTATCACCGGGTGACAGCGCTGGGTTTTCAGGGGGTGTACTGCCTGAAAGCAGTCAGCCAGTCGCAGCGTGATGAGGTCATAAAAGCCCTTTCTGAACGCGTTTCACCGCCTGATGCCGGTCTGTCCCTGGTTGTTCACCGGATGGAGAAACATCGCTGGCGTCTGATGCGCTCAGTCTGGTTCTGGATAGTGCTCGCCGTCATTCTTACCGGCGTTATCTGGTGGGGGGGGCACCTCTGGCTCCAGTCTCTTTTGTCATCACAAATACCGGAGTTGCATGGCTGA
- the tssK gene encoding type VI secretion system baseplate subunit TssK, translating to MKIYRPLWSEGVLLSPQQFQQQTEWESFRSAGISALASPFPWGVEKVELNDSLLSSGLIQITQLRLWLEDGTLIDAQRSDLPPAPRELDAGQLADHDAVTVVIALPHMQPGVINVEQEGVSADRPVRYREEWVTLQDAFGSEEEPMAVARFNFTIRFAHENNDSWKVCPVARLIRDGQNAWRQDPSFIPPVASFGASPVLRERLVLLNRQLRSRRQRLMAMRRESNERLADFAVADVSLFWLLNALNSHASVLTEYERFPSRPPEQVWAELARLAGSMLTFSLEHDPDAIPGYDHKDPASAFFPLFDLITGLLEASLPSRVIALEMSRPDGQTWKASLHDIRLREEADLWLSVRSDIPAWQVAEKFPALCLAGSPDNVSEIYGAALRGIPLIPVSRVPAVLPVRMENQYFALDMESPAAHEMLEQGVCMFYVPELLGALELELFAVLRS from the coding sequence ATGAAGATTTACCGTCCGCTGTGGAGCGAAGGTGTTTTGCTCTCTCCTCAACAGTTTCAGCAGCAGACTGAATGGGAGTCTTTTCGCAGTGCCGGTATTTCTGCGCTGGCATCCCCGTTTCCCTGGGGAGTGGAAAAGGTTGAGCTTAATGACAGTCTTCTGTCATCCGGGCTGATCCAGATTACGCAGTTACGCCTCTGGCTGGAAGACGGAACACTTATTGATGCTCAAAGGAGCGATTTGCCTCCGGCACCGCGAGAGTTAGATGCCGGTCAGCTGGCTGACCACGATGCGGTAACTGTCGTTATTGCTCTTCCCCACATGCAGCCTGGCGTGATTAACGTTGAGCAGGAAGGTGTCAGTGCAGACAGACCCGTTCGCTATCGGGAAGAGTGGGTAACGTTGCAGGATGCTTTTGGCTCTGAAGAAGAGCCCATGGCCGTTGCCCGGTTTAATTTTACCATTCGGTTTGCCCATGAAAACAATGACTCATGGAAAGTCTGCCCGGTAGCAAGATTGATCAGAGATGGTCAGAATGCGTGGCGACAGGATCCGTCTTTTATTCCTCCGGTGGCGTCATTTGGGGCAAGTCCGGTCCTGCGCGAACGTCTGGTGTTGCTCAATCGTCAGTTACGCTCCCGACGCCAGCGTCTGATGGCGATGCGTCGTGAGAGTAACGAAAGACTCGCCGATTTTGCTGTTGCTGATGTTTCCCTTTTCTGGTTGCTGAATGCGCTGAATTCCCACGCCAGTGTACTGACGGAATACGAACGTTTTCCTTCCCGCCCACCTGAACAGGTGTGGGCGGAGCTCGCTCGTCTGGCAGGCAGTATGCTGACTTTTTCCCTGGAGCATGATCCTGACGCCATACCGGGTTATGACCACAAGGATCCTGCCAGTGCGTTTTTTCCATTGTTCGACCTGATAACGGGTCTGCTGGAGGCCAGTCTGCCATCCCGGGTCATTGCTCTGGAAATGTCCCGGCCGGATGGACAGACCTGGAAGGCCAGCCTTCACGATATCCGCCTGCGCGAAGAGGCTGATCTCTGGCTGTCTGTGCGCTCGGATATTCCGGCCTGGCAGGTTGCTGAGAAATTTCCGGCACTCTGTCTGGCGGGGTCACCAGATAATGTCAGTGAGATCTATGGTGCGGCACTCCGGGGGATCCCTTTGATCCCGGTGAGCAGGGTTCCGGCTGTGTTGCCTGTACGCATGGAAAACCAGTACTTTGCACTTGATATGGAAAGTCCCGCTGCACATGAAATGCTGGAGCAGGGAGTGTGTATGTTCTATGTGCCTGAGTTACTTGGTGCCCTGGAACTTGAACTGTTTGCGGTATTGCGCTCATGA
- the tssC gene encoding type VI secretion system contractile sheath large subunit, which yields MLMSVQKEKNVAESVVSEAHAGDSVYASLFEKINLSPVSALSALDIWQDPQAMSEASADERLTAGMQVFMECLAKAGTQVEKLDKALIDHHIAELDYQISRQLDAVLHHPEFQKVESLWRGVKSLVDKTDFRRNVKIELLDLSKDDLRQDFEDAPEIIQSGLYLQTYVAEYDTPGGEPIAALVSAWEFDASAQDVALLKNISRVAASAHMPFIGSVGPAFFQKETMEEVAAIKDIGNHFERAEYIKWNAFRETDDARYIGLVMPRVLGRLPYGPDTVPVRSFNYVEEVKGPDHHKYLWTNASFAFAANMVRSFVTNGWCVQIRGPQAGGAVQDLPIHLYDLGTGNQVKIPSEVMIPETREFEFANLGFIPLSYYKNRDYACFFSANSAQKPALYDTPDATANSRINARLPYIFLLSRIAHYLKIIQRENIGTTKDRRLLELELNNWIRGLVTEMTDPGDELQASHPLRDGKVAVEDIEDNPGFFRVKLYAVPHFQVEGMDVSLSLVSQMPKAKA from the coding sequence ATGCTGATGTCTGTACAGAAAGAAAAGAACGTTGCAGAGAGCGTGGTATCTGAAGCGCATGCCGGTGACAGCGTATATGCTTCCCTGTTTGAAAAAATTAACCTGAGTCCGGTATCTGCCCTGAGTGCACTGGATATCTGGCAGGATCCACAGGCCATGTCAGAAGCGTCTGCAGATGAACGCCTGACGGCAGGGATGCAGGTGTTTATGGAGTGTCTGGCAAAAGCTGGCACGCAGGTGGAAAAACTCGATAAAGCGCTGATTGACCATCATATTGCAGAGCTTGATTATCAGATCAGCCGTCAGCTGGATGCCGTGCTTCATCATCCGGAATTTCAGAAAGTGGAGTCCCTGTGGCGGGGCGTGAAGTCTCTGGTGGATAAAACGGACTTCCGCCGTAATGTGAAAATTGAGCTGCTGGATCTGTCCAAAGACGATCTGCGTCAGGATTTTGAGGATGCGCCGGAAATTATTCAGAGCGGCCTTTATCTGCAGACCTATGTGGCTGAGTATGACACGCCGGGTGGTGAGCCCATTGCAGCCCTGGTTTCGGCCTGGGAGTTTGATGCATCTGCACAGGATGTGGCGTTGCTGAAAAATATTTCCCGGGTGGCGGCATCTGCACATATGCCGTTTATTGGTTCAGTTGGCCCGGCTTTCTTCCAGAAAGAAACCATGGAAGAGGTGGCTGCCATCAAGGATATTGGCAACCACTTTGAGCGTGCCGAGTATATCAAGTGGAACGCGTTCCGTGAGACGGACGATGCCCGCTATATTGGCCTGGTGATGCCACGAGTTCTGGGACGCCTGCCGTATGGCCCGGATACCGTACCTGTCCGCAGCTTTAACTATGTTGAAGAGGTGAAAGGACCGGATCACCATAAATATCTCTGGACGAACGCGTCTTTTGCTTTTGCCGCCAACATGGTGCGCAGTTTTGTCACCAACGGCTGGTGTGTTCAGATCCGTGGGCCTCAGGCCGGTGGTGCGGTGCAGGATTTGCCGATCCATCTGTATGATCTGGGAACCGGTAATCAGGTCAAAATTCCGTCAGAGGTGATGATCCCGGAAACGCGGGAGTTTGAATTCGCTAATCTGGGCTTTATTCCGCTTTCTTACTACAAGAACCGGGATTATGCCTGCTTCTTCTCCGCCAATTCCGCCCAGAAACCGGCACTGTACGATACACCGGATGCGACAGCGAACAGCCGTATTAATGCCCGTCTTCCCTATATCTTCCTGCTGTCCCGCATTGCGCATTACCTGAAGATCATACAGCGGGAAAATATTGGTACCACCAAAGATCGCCGTCTGCTTGAGCTGGAGCTGAATAACTGGATCCGGGGACTGGTGACGGAGATGACCGATCCGGGTGATGAACTGCAGGCCTCGCATCCGCTGCGTGACGGAAAAGTGGCGGTGGAAGATATCGAAGACAACCCGGGATTCTTCCGCGTGAAACTCTATGCTGTACCACATTTCCAGGTGGAAGGTATGGACGTCAGTCTGTCACTGGTTTCGCAGATGCCGAAGGCAAAAGCGTAA
- the tssB gene encoding type VI secretion system contractile sheath small subunit yields MSSSFQNEIPKARVNLKLDLHTGGGQKKVELPLKLLVAGDFSNGQEERPVSERVKTDINKNNFNDVLADISPSVRLNVENTLAGDGSEESISLTFHNMNDFTPEQVARQIPRLKAMLAMRSLLRDLKANLLDNVTFRKELEKILRDPALSQELRNELSALVPEKA; encoded by the coding sequence ATGAGCAGTTCATTTCAGAATGAAATCCCGAAAGCAAGGGTAAATCTGAAATTAGACCTACATACAGGTGGCGGGCAGAAGAAAGTGGAGCTTCCGCTCAAACTGCTGGTTGCCGGTGATTTCAGTAACGGACAGGAAGAGCGTCCAGTGTCAGAGCGTGTAAAAACGGATATTAATAAAAACAATTTTAATGATGTTCTGGCTGATATCTCCCCGTCTGTGCGTCTGAATGTGGAGAACACGCTTGCCGGTGATGGCTCTGAAGAGAGCATCAGCCTGACTTTCCACAATATGAACGACTTCACGCCAGAGCAAGTTGCCCGACAGATTCCCCGTCTTAAAGCCATGCTGGCCATGCGCAGCCTTCTGCGGGACCTGAAAGCCAATCTGCTGGATAACGTGACTTTCCGTAAAGAGCTGGAAAAAATTCTGCGTGACCCGGCACTGAGCCAGGAGTTACGTAACGAACTGAGTGCACTGGTGCCGGAAAAGGCGTGA
- a CDS encoding DUF4222 domain-containing protein, with protein MSEDVPLPKVNQRYRDDHGALVTVTSVEETRVVFMRDGYPHPCMRPMYNFLGKFKPEPREETE; from the coding sequence ATGTCAGAAGATGTTCCATTACCGAAAGTCAATCAGCGATACAGAGACGATCATGGTGCGCTTGTCACCGTGACCAGTGTTGAGGAAACCCGGGTGGTGTTTATGCGGGACGGCTATCCGCATCCCTGTATGCGGCCAATGTACAACTTTCTGGGAAAATTCAAACCCGAACCCCGGGAAGAAACAGAATAA
- a CDS encoding CaiF/GrlA family transcriptional regulator, producing the protein MAGEIFTSIHNNYRHRIPAGVSDLVEQPLYIIVATWAMRTNTLLTTEEVSREFLLTQQRATDIIHYIHNEGSKHITSERITLIKNTPKRTRYRALKIINVTPLPKQLLKNIRSTFTSVERQKSERLSKEDFIKNRDKLDTIRKWMCIRKVGEKYSDISEYL; encoded by the coding sequence ATGGCTGGCGAAATTTTTACATCAATACATAACAACTACAGGCACAGAATACCTGCTGGTGTATCTGATCTTGTCGAACAACCTCTTTATATAATAGTAGCAACATGGGCGATGAGAACTAATACGTTACTAACAACGGAAGAAGTATCCCGTGAATTTTTACTCACTCAGCAACGCGCTACCGACATAATCCATTACATTCACAACGAAGGTTCTAAACATATTACTAGCGAACGTATAACACTAATAAAAAACACGCCCAAAAGAACAAGATATCGTGCGCTAAAAATTATTAATGTAACTCCACTACCAAAGCAGTTATTAAAAAACATCCGAAGCACATTCACTTCTGTTGAAAGACAAAAGTCAGAGAGACTAAGCAAAGAGGATTTCATAAAAAACCGGGATAAACTTGACACAATCAGAAAATGGATGTGCATCAGAAAAGTCGGAGAAAAATATTCTGATATTTCAGAGTATTTATAA